A stretch of Lathyrus oleraceus cultivar Zhongwan6 chromosome 6, CAAS_Psat_ZW6_1.0, whole genome shotgun sequence DNA encodes these proteins:
- the LOC127098378 gene encoding uncharacterized protein LOC127098378 isoform X1: MRRYNSNSGNYRNPCITMHQPWASLLVYGIKRIEGRTWPAPITGRLWIHAAGKVPEESTIKAMEYFYKEIYALHGITDISFPQHYPVSRLLGCVEVVGCLNRDELSCWEMVPESVRLEAQTDYCWLCERPQKLLIPFEMRGYQGVYNLERKIYEGAVRGLVPVDSPMPVKFPLPDPSNQFSLKPGRVSALTHDLKATEVDKSSTLSLAIAGARAAAVQFAKKDYNSQSIDRNNHPIKINANHDETPAARSDYLRPHQRSMEKDNLQSTELNEKFDDGFVSLDQEAKGSSKVNEGGSSYHQLPHADRRQHFHPSTKGILGYKPKFNCDKYEKSSMQEQFSGAEADLRQHPRPPSKIFAAAMKSISKDRGKSLTAQSPIVNL; encoded by the exons ATGAGAAGATACAATTCAAATTCAGGAAATTATCGAAATCCATGTATAACTATGCACCAGCCTTGGGCTTCTCTTCTCGTTTACGGAATCAAGCGAATCGAGGGAAGAACATGGCCTGCTCCAATCACAG GTCGTCtttggattcatgctgctggtAAAGTTCCGGAGGAGTCTACGATCAAAGCAATGGAATATTTCTATAAGGAAATTTATGCACTACATGGGATTACTGATATCAGTTTTCCTCAACATTACCCTGTTTCTAGGCTTTTGG GTTGTGTTGAAGTTGTTGGTTGCTTAAATCGCGATGAGCTATCATGCTGGGAGATGGTTCCTGAatcg GTACGACTAGAAGCACAAACTGATTATTGTTGGTTGTGTGAACGGCCACAG AAATTGTTGATTCCATTTGAGATGCGAGGTTACCAAGGCGTTTATAACTTGGAAAGAAAG ATTTATGAAGGTGCAGTTAGAGGGTTAGTCCCGGTTGATAGCCCTATGCCAGTGAAATTTCCACTTCCGGATCCATCTAACCAATTTTCTCTAAAGCCGGGTCGTGTCTCCGCGCTTACCCATGATTTAAAAGCAACTGAAGTGGACAAGTCGTCAACTTTAAGTCTGGCCATAGCTGGGGCACGTGCAGCAGCTGTTCAGTTCGCAAAGAAGGACTATAATTCCCAAAGTATTGATCGAAACAATCATCCTATCAAGATAAATGCTAATCACGATGAGACTCCAGCTGCTAGATCCGATTATTTACGGCCACATCAAAGATCTATGGAAAAGGACAATCTACAGTCCACTGAGTTAAATGAGAAATTTGATGATGGTTTCGTCTCATTAGATCAGGAAGCAAAAGGCAGTAGTAAAGTGAATGAGGGAGGTAGCTCATACCATCAGTTACCTCATGCTGACAGGAGACAACATTTTCATCCCTCTACAAAG GGTATTTTGGGATATAAACCAAAGTTCAATTGTGACAAGTATGAGAAAAGTAGTATGCAGGAACAATTTTCAGGTGCAGAAGCAGATTTGAGGCAGCATCCTCGTCCACCATCCAAG ATTTTTGCTGCAGCGATGAAAAGCATCAGCAAAGATCGTGGAAAGAGTCTAACTGCTCAGAGTCCGATTGTGAATTTGTAA
- the LOC127098378 gene encoding uncharacterized protein LOC127098378 isoform X2 translates to MRRYNSNSGNYRNPCITMHQPWASLLVYGIKRIEGRTWPAPITGRLWIHAAGKVPEESTIKAMEYFYKEIYALHGITDISFPQHYPVSRLLGCVEVVGCLNRDELSCWEMVPESVRLEAQTDYCWLCERPQKLLIPFEMRGYQGVYNLERKIYEGAVRGLVPVDSPMPVKFPLPDPSNQFSLKPGRVSALTHDLKATEVDKSSTLSLAIAGARAAAVQFAKKDYNSQSIDRNNHPIKINANHDETPAARSDYLRPHQRSMEKDNLQSTELNEKFDDGFVSLDQEAKGSSKVNEGGSSYHQLPHADRRQHFHPSTKGILGYKPKFNCDKYEKSSMQEQFSGAEADLRQHPRPPSKR, encoded by the exons ATGAGAAGATACAATTCAAATTCAGGAAATTATCGAAATCCATGTATAACTATGCACCAGCCTTGGGCTTCTCTTCTCGTTTACGGAATCAAGCGAATCGAGGGAAGAACATGGCCTGCTCCAATCACAG GTCGTCtttggattcatgctgctggtAAAGTTCCGGAGGAGTCTACGATCAAAGCAATGGAATATTTCTATAAGGAAATTTATGCACTACATGGGATTACTGATATCAGTTTTCCTCAACATTACCCTGTTTCTAGGCTTTTGG GTTGTGTTGAAGTTGTTGGTTGCTTAAATCGCGATGAGCTATCATGCTGGGAGATGGTTCCTGAatcg GTACGACTAGAAGCACAAACTGATTATTGTTGGTTGTGTGAACGGCCACAG AAATTGTTGATTCCATTTGAGATGCGAGGTTACCAAGGCGTTTATAACTTGGAAAGAAAG ATTTATGAAGGTGCAGTTAGAGGGTTAGTCCCGGTTGATAGCCCTATGCCAGTGAAATTTCCACTTCCGGATCCATCTAACCAATTTTCTCTAAAGCCGGGTCGTGTCTCCGCGCTTACCCATGATTTAAAAGCAACTGAAGTGGACAAGTCGTCAACTTTAAGTCTGGCCATAGCTGGGGCACGTGCAGCAGCTGTTCAGTTCGCAAAGAAGGACTATAATTCCCAAAGTATTGATCGAAACAATCATCCTATCAAGATAAATGCTAATCACGATGAGACTCCAGCTGCTAGATCCGATTATTTACGGCCACATCAAAGATCTATGGAAAAGGACAATCTACAGTCCACTGAGTTAAATGAGAAATTTGATGATGGTTTCGTCTCATTAGATCAGGAAGCAAAAGGCAGTAGTAAAGTGAATGAGGGAGGTAGCTCATACCATCAGTTACCTCATGCTGACAGGAGACAACATTTTCATCCCTCTACAAAG GGTATTTTGGGATATAAACCAAAGTTCAATTGTGACAAGTATGAGAAAAGTAGTATGCAGGAACAATTTTCAGGTGCAGAAGCAGATTTGAGGCAGCATCCTCGTCCACCATCCAAG CGATGA
- the LOC127095394 gene encoding uncharacterized protein LOC127095394, which yields MTPAKDVVIADKGEEVDFEASGATQLSGTKPSKKLGNKLIYEERSYNPAEQLQEYNNLFLNLINEQRGVFKRIIEAVNNQQGGVFFLYGYGGTGKTYMWRTLAFYIRSKKQICLTVVSSGIASLLLPGGRTAHSMFKIPIPTMESSTCNIDKGSDRAELLKMAKLIIWDEAPMAHRFCFEAFDKTFKDIMGRSNCSDKLFGGKVIVFGGDFRQILPVVPRGSRSDIIHSIINSSYIWDHCVVLKLTKNMRLQQAGNTSSTSELELFSNWILKVGDGKLEEPNDGYTDIPIPNDFLISNYDDPLEAIVSETYPNFLNNYKNPEFLQSRAILAGTIETVDIINQYVLGFIPGEEKEYLSSDSVDTFDGEGNEAFDVLTPEFLNTLTTSGLPNHKIKLKIGTPIMLLRNIDQPEGLYNGTRLIVTRLTNHVIEAKIISGKNIGGVIYIPRMDMTPTQSPWPFKMTRRQFPITICYAMTINKSQGQSLDYVGLYLPRSVFSHGQLYVAISRVKSKKGLKILIHDKYNHPLNSTTNVVFKEVFENL from the exons ATGACTCCGGCTAAGGATGTTGTAATTGCTGACAAGGGTGAAGAAGTTGATTTTGAAGCGTCTGGCGCTACGCAATTATCAGGCACCAAACCATCCAAGAAA TTGGGAAATAAGCTCATATACGAAGAGCGGAGTTACAATCCAGCCGAACAATTGCAAGAATACAATAATTTGTTCTTAAATCTTATAA atgAGCAAAGAGGTGTATTCAAGCGAATAATAGAAGCAGTAAACAATCAACAAGGAGGCGTATTTTTTTTGTATGGATACGGTGGCACAGGGAAAACCTACATGTGGAGAACTCTAGCTTTCTATATAAGATCAAAGAAACAAATTTGTTTAACTGTTGTTTCATCGGGCATAGCTTCACTACTACTTCCAGGAGGTCGAACGGCTCATTCAATGTTCAAGATTCCAATACCTACAATGGAGTCTTCTACATGTAATATCGACAAAGGTAGTGATCGTGCAGAGCTACTAAAAATGGCAAAGTTGATAATTTGGGATGAAGCTCCAATGGCACACAGATTTTGTTTTGAAGCGTTTGATAAAACCTTTAAAGACATAATGGGGCGTTCCAATTGTTCTGACAAATTATTCGGAGGGAAAGTAATTGTATTTGGTGGAGATTTTCGGCAAATATTACCAGTTGTACCAAGGGGCAGCCGTTCAGATATAATACATTCTATAATAAATTCATCATACATCTGGGATCATTGTGTTGTGCTGAAGCTTACAAAGAACATGCGACTCCAACAAGCCGGCAATACTTCAAGTACATCTGAATTAGAATTGTTTTCTAATTGGATATTAAAAGTTGGCGATGGGAAATTGGAAGAACCTAACGATGGTTACACGGATATTCCTATTCCAAATGATTTCTTAATTTCTAACTATGATGATCCACTAGAAGCCATTGTTAGTGAAACATATCCGAATTTTCTTAACAATTACAAGAATCCAGAATTTTTGCAATCAAGAGCTATATTGGCAGGAACAATTGAAACGGTTGACATCATAAATCAATACGTTTTGGGATTCATACCAG GTGAAGAAAAGGAATATTTAAGTTCAGATTCTGTAGACACTTTTGACGGTGAAGGAAATGAAGCTTTTGATGTTTTGACCCCGGAATTTTTGAATACACTTACAACTTCCGGTCTACCTAACCACAAGATTAAATTGAAGATTGGGACCCCTATTATGTTGCTTCGAAACATTGATCAACCTGAAGGTCTCTATAATGGAACAAGGCTTATAGTTACAAGATTGACAAACCACGTTATCGAGGCAAAGATTATATCTGGAAAGAATATTGGAGGGGTTATCTATATTCCAAGAATGGATATGACTCCAACACAATCTCCGTGGCCATTCAAAATGACTAGAAGACAATTTCCCATAACTATATGTTATGCTATGACAATTAACAAATCTCAAGGTCAGTCATTGGATTATGTTGGATTGTATTTGCCTAGAAGTGTATTTAGTCATGGTCAACTATATGTTGCAATATCAAGGGTCAAAAGCAAAAAAGGGCTTAAGATATTAATCCATGACAAGTATAACCATCCATTGAATTCTACAACAAACGTCGTGttcaaagaagtttttgaaaacttATAG